In a genomic window of Gigantopelta aegis isolate Gae_Host chromosome 9, Gae_host_genome, whole genome shotgun sequence:
- the LOC121382361 gene encoding uncharacterized protein LOC121382361, with translation MTPSVYFIFVVFGLVMARKLEVFNEQTKVGPVIRHNFESRSSRYDLPTETESVKIMKMFGEQLNELKSLIFQQGKVLAQLTKGQHKMIKERDRNRRRHRYVKKYLRKIYLGCKCEARLFDPRNFHFGDAAGRKTDVVANYSRNTSAAVGVTDAGVNPTEQTHVLPSTQRNDEKTRNDITRSGVDHGAGKEQQTKNAITRIGVDHGAGKEQQTKNAITRIGVDDGAGKEQQTKNAITHHGVGHGNDGDVDGQTTPTLTILNRPYVHVDRFVAEAAGRKGASYNIPVVRKPTKYGKSREHHKQPENGILRDESKADDVSEMTTVGLDYLTTEMVALPTGPGRKWPEIARYVMGPYKGEYDVQIDLALGRVTGSHSSIKILEFPMQGIASYCIQQGVVKLSFGKPGTAHRHDALLIDMTFDTPSEWVFNIGDSSSNDGRSGDRSTQENDSEIDGFGTTFAVYGSDKSRDPWRKQLYRNEEFVKGRLSIVITDQVIVWNNFAGNFDFVRDPSLFALIGQSDDQGSVNYDIFLGLNRVIGGKYRNGRGLCTAALKWL, from the exons ATGACTCCATCcgtgtatttcatttttgtggtTTTCGGTCTGGTTATGGCTAGAAAGTTGGAAGTGTTTAATGAGCAGACAAAAGTAGGTCCGGTGATTCGGCATAATTTCGAAAGCAGGAGCAGCAGGTATGATTTACCGACAGAGACAGAAAGCgtgaaaattatgaaaatgttcgGTGAACAATTGAACGAGCTAAAAAGCTTGATCTTCCAACAAGGAAAGGTGCTGGCGCAACTTACAAAAGGTCAACACAAAATGATTAAAGAGAGGGACAGAAACAGAAGGCGACACCGATATGTGAAAAAGTATCTGAGAAAAATCTATTTGGGCTGCAAGTGTGAAGCACGGTTGTTTGATCCGAGGAATTTTCATTTCGGCGACGCGGCGGGAAGGAAAACCGACGTCGTAGCGAACTACTCGAGAAATACAAGCGCCGCTGTAGGTGTCACGGACGCAGGCGTAAATCCGACCGAACAAACCCACGTGCTTCCTAGTACTCAGAGAAATGATGAGAAAACAAGGAACGACATTACACGTAGTGGCGTCGACCACGGTGCTggaaaagaacaacaaacaaagaacGCCATTACACGTATTGGCGTCGACCACGGTGCTggaaaagaacaacaaacaaagaacGCCATTACACGTATTGGCGTCGACGACGGTGCTggaaaagaacaacaaacaaagaacGCCATTACGCATCATGGCGTTGGTCACGGCAATGATGGCGATGTCGATGGTCAAACAACGCCCACGTTGACGATACTAAACAGACCATACGTCCACGTTGACCGCTTTGTCGCCGAAGCTGCTGGACGTAAAGGTGCTAGTTACAATATACCTGTTGTTAGGAAACCGACGAAGTACGGAAAAAGCCGAGAACACCACAAGCAACCAGAAAATGGAATTCTACGAGATGAAAGCAAAGCGGATGATGTTTCCGAGATGACCACGGTCGGATTAGATTATCTGACGACAGAAATGGTCGCACTGCCCACAGGTCCCGGAAGAAAATGGCCAGAAATAGCGCGCTATGTCATGGGACCATACAAAG GTGAATATGACGTACAGATAGACCTGGCTCTGGGTCGGGTGACCGGCAGTCATAGCTCTATCAAGATCCTGGAGTTTCCCATGCAGGGGATCGCCTCTTACTGCATCCAGCAAGGCGTGGTCAAACTGTCGTTTGGAAAACCGGGCACTGCTCACCGCCATGATGCTCTTTTGATTGACATGACCTTTGACACGCCCAGCGAGTGGGTTTTTAACATCGGTGATTCGAGCAGCAATGACGGAAGAT cCGGTGATCGCTCCACACAGGAAAACGACAGTGAAATTGATGGATTCGGAACTACTTTTGCTGTGTACGGCAGCGACAAGTCACGTGACCCATGGAGAAAGCAACTCTATCGGAACGAAGAGTTCGTCAAAGGGAGACTATCTATTGTGATAACAGACCAGGTGATCGTGTGGAATAATTTTGCGGGAAATTTCGACTTCGTGAGAGACCCTTCGCTGTTTGCTCTGATCGGACAAAGCGATGACCAGGGATCTGTCAATTATGATATCTTTTTGGGTCTTAACCGTGTCATTGGTGGAAAGTATCGAAATGGGCGTGGACTTTGTACAGCTGCTTTGAAGTGGTTGTGA